A window from Apteryx mantelli isolate bAptMan1 chromosome 27, bAptMan1.hap1, whole genome shotgun sequence encodes these proteins:
- the PTAFR gene encoding platelet-activating factor receptor — protein MSGEDKDGAENIPCQMIDSEFRYTLFTVFYSIIFILGFVANCYVLWIFSRIYPTKKLNEIKIFMVNLTVADLLFLVTMPLWIIYYHHRGDWIMPGFLCSVAGCLFFVNTYSSVAFLMVITYNRYQAVTNPIKAAQFTTQRRGIYLSAAIWIITVGSSLYYLFDDNTNKTEIDSVNFTRCFEYYSNSAGSVPAVLAIHVIICILFYIIFLFILGWNIVIIRTLFSKSMQQRKSTHVKQRALWMVCTVLAVFIISFVPHHIVDLPWTLTVLEQWQKDNCDLRRQLNDAHQVTLCLLSMNCVLDPVIYCFLTKRFQKHLSDNLKSMKGSRKCSRQTTDTMIDTIHQEDAIRI, from the coding sequence ATGTCTGGAGAGGACAAAGATGGTGCTGAAAACATCCCATGCCAGATGATAGACTCTGAGTTTCGCTACAccctcttcactgttttctacagCATCATTTTCATTCTGGGCTTTGTTGCCAACTGCTACGTGCTCTGGATTTTCAGTCGTATTTACCCCACCAAGAAACTCAATGAAATCAAGATATTCATGGTGAACCTGACAGTGGCTGACCTGCTCTTCTTGGTTACAATGCCTCTGTGGATTATTTACTATCACCACCGTGGAGACTGGATCATGCCTGGGTTCCTCTGTAGCGTGGCTGGCTGTTTATTCTTCGTTAACACCTACTCTTCTGTTGCCTTCTTGATGGTCATTACATATAACCGCTACCAAGCCGTGACTAATCCCATTAAGGCTGCTCAGTTCACCACCCAGAGAAGGGGTATCTACTTGTCAGCAGCTATCTGGATCATAACAGTGGGCAGTTCTTTGTATTATCTTTTTGACGATAATACTAACAAAACAGAAATCGACTCAGTGAATTTTACCCGGTGTTTTGAGTACTACAGTAACTCTGCTGGCAGTGTTCCAGCTGTTCTTGCCATTCATGTGATCATCTGCATCCTTTTCTATATAATTTTCTTATTTATCTTAGGCTGGAACATCGTCATTATCAGGACCCTCTTCTCTAAGTCAATGCAGCAGCGGAAGAGCACTCACGTCAAGCAAAGGGCACTCTGGATGGTTTGCACGGTGCTGGCTGTGTTCATCATAAGCTTTGTACCTCATCACATTGTGGACCTGCCTTGGACCCTCACTGTTCTGGAACAGTGGCAGAAGGACAATTGTGACTTGCGCAGACAACTCAATGACGCTCACCAGGTGACTTTGTGCCTCTTAAGTATGAACTGTGTGTTGGACCCAGTCATCTACTGCTTTCTCACCAAAAGGTTCCAGAAGCATCTTTCAGACAACCTGAAAAGCATGAAAGGTAGTCGCAAGTGCTCCAGGCAAACCACAGACACAATGATTGACACCATTCACCAGGAGGATGCCATCAGGATCTAG